From Impatiens glandulifera chromosome 7, dImpGla2.1, whole genome shotgun sequence:
GCAAACACAGTAAATGAACTGAAATCCACAAGTTCAGCATACTTCACTCTCAGCGCAATCGCCAGCACTGTATAACCGCTGATACGAAGACGAAGCATTGCATCTCTCAACATCTGTCGCATCACAAATGTCTCCACCTGAGGCGGTGGAGAAAAGAATGATAGCGATGTCATTCTCTCTACACTACATGAAAATGGCGATAAATGAGAAACATAGCCTTGGAGACCATGAATTGCTACTAAACCGTTGTTGAACAGATCTGGATGCGTAATCTCAACTCCACCGATAAAGATCCGAGAGGAATTGTTCGTTGACGTTATAGTAAGACAACGTCCGGGAGCTAGGGTTTCGATTTTAGTACCGAATGTTAATGAACTGAGATAATGAAACGAATAGAGTCCGGGAACTGTATGTTCATGGAGGAGGAGAGAAACAGAGCAAGAAGCACATGTGAACAGAGAAGGATCTGTAACAGCAAAGACGGTGATAGGTCCTCTCCAAACGTtggaattagatatagaagcaGCGGCAGCTGCGAAGCCATGGAAACCTAGATCTGCTAGGATTGGTCCGAACAGCGATAGAGGAAGCCTTTCTTCATGAAGCATTTCTTGTGAAGATTGACATGGAGAAAGCGATGAACTGGAGATGCTTTCCGAGAAGGTTGCAGTAGAAAATGAGATCAATAAGGAGACGATGATCAAAACTTGCAGAGGAATCGCCATTGATGAGAGATCTGAGTTTCTGGAGAGAAGGTGGTTTGAGAAGATGATCAGTTTGTTGGCGCTCAGTTTCTTTAACCAATTTGAAGCGCGGGTAAATTTGTTACGGTTATTTATCAATATGACGAATATACCCTCAATATTAAGATAAACTACATATTTGTCACTGATTAGTTGGACCAAATAACAAACACTTTTATGATGTTGAAAATTTagattcaaaaatattaatgatgacATTTTAATacaatgttatattattttttttttatctcaatttcaaattattaaaaaagataatttaaaagtaacaaacataattatatatatatatatatatatatatatatatatatatatatatagctaattaaaaatatgttaatattatactaatatttaatattttaacttaatattttttttaaataataaataaatattttgaaattactattttttaataagattaatttatatgtaatttatttataattcgaatatttctaaacaatatttttttatgattaattttatttttaatacattttatttgaaataacttttaaattatttagtaaataaatttaattttaaatcaagtaattaataataactaagaataaaatattataagacactgattttattttaaaatatttaataaaaattagttttataattttagatttccTGAATCATACTTTTAGCATGCAAGTATTTTATCACATAGTGTCTAATAATAAACAAGTAGAAGTAAGAAAACAATTTTTCTTAAGTCTCCATTCATGGTGATCATTCATGGTGATTGAGGCCTAATGAAGTTTAgcaaatttagaatttattgcATGGGATTTGGTCTAGGACTCGAAAAGTTATTTTGCTTCAATTTCAAGCCTATAAATTTACAAATTGTTTCGATATATCAATACATTTCTAAGAACACTTAAGATGGTCTAGTCTCGTATTCGCAATTAAAATGTGTACGCTATATGAATTTTCTATTTGAATTGTCCAATGGGGTGGGGTGTCTAAGTACATATATTGAAAACGCTGGTAATGTAAATGAGAATACACATTTTCATTTTAGAGTAGTAAATCACATAAAAGTCACCAAAGTTCTAATTAAGTTTAGCTTTATAtgcctatttttattttattttaaaaaaattctgtCTTTTCTTGATGTCCTGGTTCATTGCTTTGGGCCAATTTAGTTTGGGTTAATCCTAATTATTGGTTCTCGACCACACTACAtataacatgaaaataaaatgagttttCATGTGATCtaatgttatttgaaattaaactaaaataatgattaaattattatgaaacagttcaaataaattttataataatgtttatagaaaaatgtttatttttattaaatcaattttgttttaatttcataaaatatataataaaaaaaagagtaaaaattatatagaattcAGAATTTATGCCAAAATGCATAGAAATAAGTGTTTCCTTCGGATTAGGGTTATTGAAATAACTCAGggtaattattaaaaaatgttgtattttactaatttaaccATTAAAATACCTATTTATCATTCTCTTTTTTTCTCATTCtccaataaaataattcattcattACGCAGTTTTTCTATATTCATCCAATGTCTCTCCttgtattttcattaatttttattcaattccTCAATTCCTCGTACcttcaatttcttctttatttcattaaacagatttgaagaactttaattatttttcactaCATCTCTatgtattttcattaatttttattcagtTCTTCCTACCTTTCGCTTCTTTTCTATTTCCTTAAGCAAATTTGATGAACTTTAGTTATTTCTTACCTACTGTATCTTCAACTTtcattattttaagatttactTCAATTAATgttacaagtttataaattatatttacattCTACCGAAAGTTTTACTCACCACAGCACCATCAATTTTTCTTCTTCCATCTGCTTCTGCCGAATGATTTAATCACCACTCAACCTTTCTTCTTTCATCCGTTTCAAAACGCACATGAAGGATGAAGGGTTTCTAAATTTATCTACAAATTAGTATTTCCATTTTACTATATCTATCATCGGATATGAATGTTTTTAAATGAAGAATGAAGGGTTTCTAAATGTTTCTTGATATGTGGTTCTTCTTGAGATGAAGCCCCCTTGATAGATGAAAGCACACGGCGACAAGGTTTGTTGGAATTTTGAAATTACAATGTTTTCTTTTACATAAATGTtcaaatgaattatattttgtatactgtctatattgaaattaaataagtctttaaaaacaaaactaacTGCTAAAATTTTGGAATAGAttcattgtatttttttattatcgtATTTATAGATATTCATTGTTTAGataaactatattattattactttttaggTAGGTTAGATATGAACTATTTCATTGTTTGTATTAGGAAAATGTCACTTTAGAAACCATCAGGTGTTAACAAATCAAACCTTGCAAAGTGAGATTTATGTCTAGAAAATGCTACAATTTTTCTTAAGgcacatattattttatttgagttcTCTTCGATGATTTTCAATTGAAAAACAATTGAATATTATTAGTGCAACTGCGGGATTGTATAATTTTATCTGAAGAAATATGATAGAAGAAATTTCCATTAATTTTGATAGACTTCGAAATGAAGGAAGAATTGAGACTACTAATGACGATTACATGAAagacgaagaagatgaaagatATATTGAACTAAATACCATGAATATTTTTCGAGATGAAATTGTCACACACATTTATTATTGCATTAATGAATCTTAacatttagtattttttatagTATTGTTCTcgtacaataaaaaataaaaaaaaaataaaaaatgcgttaataataaaattttgtttgattctgaatttatttaaaaataagaatttattaaataaaatataataaataaaaaataattaataaactatttataatatttttataaaactaatcaatatagtaaaatataaaacaaattaagcctcaatacaaaataaatgaaataaaaagaatatttttttattaaaatttaatattaaaatatttaataataaaaataaatttaaaattataaaaataaatttaaaattataaaaatattttagtattttaaaaattattttaagtcacgtgattgattgaaaaattgattttatataaataaaataaaataaaagtttgatcGAACAAGGCTTTTCTAGCAGTCAGGTTAATTTTGTACATGTAGAAAAGTTAAGATTGAAAACCAGTTTTTCTTGGGCTTAAGAAATTAAAACGGAAACTTACTCTAGTGACTTGTGCGGCGAGATTGACCGGCTTCGAGACTTAATTATACATGTGTCTTGAAGCAAAGTCGTATCTCATGTCTCGACGAACAAAATGTCTCAAGGATCGCGTCGATTGGTCTAGTATTGCCAGACTTCTTCCCCAAGTGACATCTGCAATAGGAACGAATATGTTAGTACTTCGAGAAAATTTGGAATTTCAAGAGAAATTGAAATGAAGAATTAGGACGAATTTGAGGTACGAGAATCTTTCTAAGAGTTTTAGGGTTTAGTTTTATGTTTAGACGTCAATAAGCCTTGTATTTATACTCAAGAATAATCTCTCAAAATTGGTATTTTGATCATTTCGGGTTTGATTGGAATTTCGTTAATTTGGTATGTTTGATCCTTGATTGAGTTCTAAAATGGCCCAAGGATATTTTCCAATTAATCCCAAACACAAACTCGTCAAAACAAcataaatctaatttaattctTCACCAAAACAAGTTTCAaactatacaaaatattaatttgttttgtatgaaaattttaaaaaaaaagtgttttggGGTAAAAAGTGACTGTCTACTTGtgtagtttaaaattttatataagattttaattgATTGGATTAAGCCAAGCTAATCCGTTTGTTGATTTAAAgacaatttttgtttatttgaatggcttattttgaaacaatatttaggtttttatttttatttttaaaataagagtaATAGCAACATGTATATATCCATTTTCTCACAACTAACCAGGATGTATCAATGGATGCCAACCTTATTAATATTGCTTAATGTCAATTGATTTCTACtcaatatttaataaagatAGGGTATAAGTTATTTACAAGggttcattatcatttttaaattattaataaagcaAAATTTAGATTAGTTTAGATTATATTATACAAGTATTATGGTCACTTAAGTAATTGTTATTATCTTGTTAAAAATACGAGATGAAGAAAATTGAATAATAGTTGAAAATGTTTAAGGATGgttttatttgattctaataTGAATTGTTTACCTATTATTTGgctagtattattaattttaattctttattttataaatgattttatcatacatatttaaaaaaaaaaaaaattagaattgttTGACAAATTGTTatgcttttatttttttttatttatatttttatgaattaaggAGAAGACACTCCCATTGTCATAGTTCTCTACTTCAACTCAAAACGCTTTCGGATAGAATCGAATTCCATGATATTAGAGACACCCCATTGCCATAGTTCTCTACTTCAACTCAAAACGCTTTCCGATAGAATTGAATTTCATGATATTAAACACCCCATTGTCATAGTTCTCTACTTCAACTCAAAACGCTTTCCGATAGAATCGAATTCCATGATATTAGAGACACCACATTGCCATAGTTCTCTACTTCAACTCAAAACGCTTTCCGATAGAATTGAATTCTGTGATATTAGACACTCCATTGTCATAGTTCTCTACTTTAACTCAAAACGTTTTCCGATAGAATCGAATTCCGTAATATTTTGGTTTCTTAAGTCCATTCTTACCCTCGATAAACATGGTACTATGGATTATTGCAATGATTTTGTGCATGTAATGTAATGTATCAAATAGGTTAATACTACACCATTGGATTGAAAGTTTAAACTAAACTAAAGCCCATCTTCCTGGGCCAAAATCCTGCCGTTGATCAAAGGGGCACTAATTTTGGGAAGCTGTTGGATTTTCTTTAAACATGCTCTTCAACAGTTTCTTTTGGTAGTTGAGTTTGTCGGAACTTTTTGACTTCGGTAATCATCTCCAATTTGACAACTTATTTTGATGGGTATACTAAAATTCCAATTTTGTCATCAGCACCAACCTCCAATTGTTGACGAGTTCATTTGTTTGAAGCTCCTTTCTGAATCTGAGAAACGCACTCACCAAGAATCAGATACAGGGTCGTCTCCTCCGTCTGCTCATAGCACCTAAAAGACCAACTAAGAGAACGTTTAACTCGTCAGTAGTAACTTTAGCAATGGTTAAAGCCATTAGGGTTCATGAACTTGGGGTCCTGAGGTGCGTTTTCCTTCTCTTCCTCTCACACTCTAGCTCACTCTCTCTGTGTGTGAACCCATGTTGCAATTGATCTACTCTTCAGTTTTCCTTCTTGTCAATATTAAGTCTTTGTATCAGGTGATGGgtctaggggtgagcaaacgggtaaacccaacccatattcaacccaaattaaatttacccaacccataattcaacccatattgtttattaatatgggttgggtatgggttgggttgagtatgagttgggtaacccaaattatttttatttttatttttttatttaacatgtatttgactcatttaacacatttttattcgtttaacacgtttttcacgtttttgacatttttaatacatttttcacacgtttaacacgtttttgacacgtttaacacgttttggcacgtttaacacattttgacacgttgaacatgtttttcatgtttttggcatgtttaacacgtttttaacacgtttgacacgtttttgacacgtttgacacgtttttgacacgtttgacacgtttttgacacgtttgacacgtttttgacacgtttgacacgttttgacacattttttcacgttttcaacacgcttaacacattttgacatattttggcacgtttaacacgttttaatacgtttgacacgtttgacacgtttttgacacgtttgacacgttttgacacgttttttcacgttttcaacacgcttaacacattttgacacattttggcacgtttaacacgttttgacacgtttaacatatttttcacatttttgacacgtttttggcatgttttgacacgtttaacacattttccatgtttttgacacgttttgacacgtttaacacgttttcgacacgtttaatacgttattcacattattgacacgtttcacacatttttcacatttttgacacgtttaacacgttttgacacctttaacacgttttccacgttttgagacgtttaacacgtttttgacacgtttttcaccttttcgacacgtttaatacgttttcgacacgtttaatacatttttcacacattcaacacatttaacacatttgacacgttggacactattttcatgttttgacatgtttaacacgtttgacacatttttcacgattacgacacatttaacacattttgacacatttttcacatttttggcacgtttaacacattttgacatgtttaacatgtttttcacgtttttcacattattaacacgtttaacacgtttgtaacatgtttaacacgtttgtaacatgttttcacacgttttttgcacgtttaacacattttgacatataATCCacattttttgcacgtttaatacgttttcctcgtttttggcacattttgatacgtttaacacgtttttaacacgtttaacatgtttttcacatttttgacacgtttaatacgttttcacacgtttaatgtcaaacatgtgaaaaacatattaaacgtgtaaaaaatgccaaaaacgtgttaaatgtgacaaaacgtgttaaaacttatcaaaacgtgttaacgtgcaaaaaaatatgttaaatatgtcaaaaatatgttaaatgtgtaaaacgtgttaaaatgtcaaaaacgtgttaaacgtgccaaaaacgtgaaaaacgtgttaaacatgttacaaacgtattaaacatgttacaaacatgttaaacatgttaagaatgtgaaaaacatgttaaacatgtcaaaaacgtattaaacgtatcaaaatgtgaaaagcgtgttaatgtgtgaaaaacgtgtcaaatatgtcaaaaacgtgtttaacatgccaaaaacgtgaaaaacatattaaatgtgtgaaacacgtattaaacgtgtgaaaacgtgttaaatatatcaaaaacgtgttaaaatattaaaaatgtgttaaacgtgccaaaaacgtaaaaaaaaacgtgttaaatttgtcaaaaacgcgttaaacgtattgaacatgtcaaaacgtgttaaacatgttttaagtgtgaaaacgtgataaaaatattaaaaacgtgttaaacgtgtgaaagacgtgttaaacatatcaaaaacgtgttaaaatatc
This genomic window contains:
- the LOC124909793 gene encoding fasciclin-like arabinogalactan protein 21, producing the protein MAIPLQVLIIVSLLISFSTATFSESISSSSLSPCQSSQEMLHEERLPLSLFGPILADLGFHGFAAAAASISNSNVWRGPITVFAVTDPSLFTCASCSVSLLLHEHTVPGLYSFHYLSSLTFGTKIETLAPGRCLTITSTNNSSRIFIGGVEITHPDLFNNGLVAIHGLQGYVSHLSPFSCSVERMTSLSFFSPPPQVETFVMRQMLRDAMLRLRISGYTVLAIALRVKYAELVDFSSFTVFALDDLSVFTSGQSFVSDFRFHVVPNRLLLAEDLEQLPAGTVLTTMHSGHNLVVTTGGGGGPLIPMRINYVKVEMPNLLYNLKIAIHGISVPLQNVNQTAALELIQHGRQGFDEPVLNSQRSHQPSMNSRIHWTSEIDDHHGL